One part of the Tolypothrix sp. NIES-4075 genome encodes these proteins:
- a CDS encoding amino acid adenylation domain-containing protein, with the protein MQYINNISKSVESDLTYWKQQLEDVSPVLELPTDYQRSQNSSYHHSKQSLVLSQRITQALKNLSHQQKVNLDIILLAAFKILLYRYTGTEKIVVAAAIGDRNHKTLQEIASYRLPILPLRTNLVGNPSLPEFIGRVGEVILEADEHQNLPWEQLVKAIDWEESSSYHPLLQVMFIWQNSKRRSQELSSFDLSLELEQTSTEINGYFEYRTDLFKAETISRMVGHFQTLLEGIVANPERGIAELPLLTPKEQQQILVDWNDTATDYPRDKCIHELFAQQVARNPEAVAVVFAGQQMTYGELNTRANQLAHYLQSLGVGSEVVVGICLERSLEMIVSVIAILKAGGAYLPLDPSYPLDRLEFMLFDAQVPVLITMSALKENLPNHTAQVICLDSQQLAIAQQSPENPINQTHPHNLAYIIYTSGSTGKPKGTMIEQRSLVNAYLAWEDAYYLSSQTTSHLQMASFSFDVFSGDLVRALCSGAKLVLSPRDFLLDAQQLYGLMRQEKVDCAEFVPAVLRNLVQYLEQTNQNLDFMKLLVAGSDSWYLSEYKHIQSLCGSQTRLINSYGVSEATIDSSYFETEVVDLSVDQLIPIGRPFANNQIYILDANMQPVPIGVSGELYIGGAGLARGYLNRLDLTQEKFVKSPFADYFPTNQDTRLYKTNDKARYLADGNIEFLGRIDNQVKIRGFRIELGEIEALVSQHPKIQGSIVTVREDVPGDRYLVGYVVPLTGQEITDNEMRNFLKVKLPTHMVPSAFVILDALPLTPNGKIDRRALPAPDRNSLIKEDNFVPPRTATEKACSDIWCQILGLKRIGIHDNFFDLGGHSLLVSQVLGYCWQEFSVELAVRQFFQAPTVADLATVIEQYQNQGINVSNYKIIPQRINQKSVPLSFAQQRLWFLEQLEPRNANYHICEVVRINGSLSVTALQQSLDAIVACHEVLRTNFILEDGSPVQVINAAQVVELTFVDLQDYLPTERQTQVQRHLQQESQRPFNFSKDLMLRGCLLQIAPQEHILLLVMHHIASDGWSIGVLWNQLKEFYTAFLNGEPIPLPTIPIQYADFAVWQRQWLSGQELENQLNYWKQQLADANPVLELATDYPRPPVQTYRNASQSLVLNQDLTVALRAISRQEGVTLFMTLLAAFQTLLYRYSGQEDIIVGSPIAGRNRTELKNLIGFFVNTLVLRTNLSGNPSFRELLAQVSQVALNAYTHQEMPFQKLVEELKLERDLSRNPLFQVWFNMLNLGDIQLELPGLTVESVFFQEAASKFDLNLYLQEQNQGIQLELNYNADLFTPERMMEMLHQFHHLLNQIVANPEASIAELSLVTPTAEAILPNPQKLLPCKWAGAVHANFSQQAQRVPQQVAVLDSKITWTYAELEERTNLLANYLLAHIQPQEIVAIYGHRSAELVWAILGVLKAGAAFVILDPAYPTSRLIDYLQISQPRAFIQITAARELPAAISASLDLSCCCRLQLPHDSMVGIRRLFADYATDNPEVSVEPDNLAYVAFTSGSTGKPKGILGTHRPLSHFLQWHCETFGLNESDKFSMLSGLSHDPLLRDIFTPLSLGATLCIPQQQDIETPGQLSKWMQQKQVSIAHLTPAMGQLLSANTKITAKSLRYLFFGGDILTVHDVNKISNFAPHARCVNFYGATETPQAMGYFIVPKQDERILPKDTIPVGRGIADVQLLVLNIQKQLAGIGELGEIYVRTPYLSQGYIGSNELTGERFITNHFSKITVPEDRLYKTGDLGRYLPNGDIEFFGRSDYQVKIRGFRVELGEIEALLSQHPAIKDNVAIAREDVLGHKRLVAYIVLKQKSALTATELRQFLKKQLPNYMIPSAFVMLEVLPLTPNGKIDRNALPTPDYVRQEPEEAFAAPHDELEIHLTKIWEKVLGVQPIGIKDNFFELGGHSLIAVLLFAEIEKTFGKTLPLATLFQAQTIEELAAVCRNEQWSAPWSPLVLIQPGGAKPPLFFIHPIGGNILEYSDIIHCLGQERPIYGLQALGLDGKQAPLNRVEDMAEYYIKEIRTILPNGPYFLAGYSFGGLVAFEMAQQLHSQGQKVGLLALLDKSAPTRVETRPSLTKYLRVHLSNLSQLNIQEKLLYVKGLLQWYLNKGSYKDILIQNLPEVVENSNIINVIEANIQASKDYIAKAYPGVLTLFRCSLQPVRWFDCQDLGWGDLVGDLEVHALPSDHNHILKKPHVQVLSEKLKSCLEKAQQDNA; encoded by the coding sequence ATGCAGTATATTAATAATATTTCTAAATCAGTAGAATCTGACCTTACTTATTGGAAACAGCAATTAGAAGATGTCTCACCTGTTTTGGAACTACCTACAGATTATCAGCGATCGCAAAATTCAAGTTACCACCATAGCAAGCAGTCTTTAGTCCTTTCTCAGCGAATAACGCAAGCATTAAAAAATCTGAGTCACCAGCAAAAAGTGAATTTAGATATTATCCTACTGGCAGCATTCAAGATTTTGCTCTATCGCTACACTGGAACTGAAAAAATAGTTGTTGCTGCTGCTATAGGCGATCGCAATCATAAAACACTACAAGAGATCGCTAGTTATCGTCTCCCTATCCTACCATTACGCACCAATCTGGTCGGGAACCCCAGTTTGCCAGAATTTATCGGACGAGTTGGGGAAGTAATATTAGAAGCCGATGAACACCAAAACTTGCCTTGGGAACAGCTAGTCAAAGCAATCGATTGGGAAGAATCATCTAGCTATCACCCACTGCTCCAAGTGATGTTTATTTGGCAAAATAGTAAGAGGCGATCGCAAGAGCTTTCAAGTTTTGATTTGTCTCTGGAACTAGAACAGACATCTACAGAGATTAATGGCTATTTTGAGTATCGCACAGATTTATTTAAGGCTGAGACAATTAGCCGAATGGTAGGGCATTTTCAAACTTTACTCGAAGGAATTGTTGCTAATCCAGAGCGAGGAATTGCAGAATTGCCCCTGCTAACACCTAAGGAACAACAACAGATACTGGTAGATTGGAATGATACCGCAACAGATTACCCTCGTGATAAGTGTATCCATGAGTTATTTGCACAACAGGTAGCACGAAACCCAGAAGCTGTAGCTGTGGTATTTGCAGGGCAACAAATGACATATGGGGAGTTAAACACCAGAGCCAATCAATTAGCTCATTATCTGCAATCGCTGGGTGTCGGTTCTGAAGTAGTAGTGGGAATTTGTCTAGAACGCTCCCTAGAAATGATTGTCAGCGTTATCGCCATCCTCAAAGCAGGGGGAGCTTACTTACCGCTTGACCCGTCTTATCCCCTCGATCGTCTAGAATTCATGCTTTTTGATGCTCAAGTGCCAGTATTAATCACAATGTCGGCACTAAAAGAAAACTTACCTAATCATACTGCCCAAGTCATCTGTTTAGACTCACAACAGCTAGCGATCGCTCAACAGAGTCCGGAAAACCCAATCAATCAAACCCATCCCCACAACCTCGCTTACATCATCTATACCTCTGGTTCTACAGGCAAACCAAAGGGAACTATGATTGAACAGCGCAGTTTGGTAAATGCCTACCTAGCTTGGGAAGATGCCTATTACCTCTCCTCCCAAACTACCAGCCACCTCCAGATGGCTAGTTTCTCTTTTGATGTCTTTTCTGGAGACTTAGTGCGTGCCCTCTGTTCAGGAGCTAAATTAGTCCTCAGCCCACGGGATTTTCTCCTTGATGCTCAACAGCTTTACGGACTCATGCGTCAGGAAAAAGTTGACTGTGCCGAGTTTGTCCCAGCAGTTCTGAGAAACTTAGTCCAGTACCTAGAACAAACCAACCAAAATCTGGACTTTATGAAATTGCTAGTTGCCGGTTCTGATAGCTGGTATCTTAGCGAATACAAACATATCCAGAGTCTTTGTGGTTCCCAAACTCGTCTGATTAACTCCTACGGTGTCAGCGAAGCCACCATCGACAGTTCTTATTTTGAAACAGAAGTGGTAGATTTGTCTGTCGATCAGCTCATCCCAATTGGTCGTCCGTTTGCGAATAACCAAATTTACATTCTAGATGCCAATATGCAGCCCGTTCCCATCGGCGTTTCTGGAGAGCTATATATAGGTGGTGCTGGGTTAGCACGAGGTTATTTAAATCGTCTAGATTTGACTCAAGAGAAATTTGTCAAGAGTCCTTTTGCTGATTATTTTCCCACAAATCAAGACACCCGCCTCTACAAAACTAACGACAAAGCTCGTTATCTAGCGGATGGTAATATTGAATTCCTCGGTCGAATCGATAATCAAGTCAAAATTCGCGGCTTCCGCATTGAATTGGGTGAAATTGAAGCTTTAGTGAGTCAACACCCCAAGATTCAAGGGAGTATCGTTACAGTTCGTGAGGATGTACCGGGAGATAGATACTTAGTTGGTTACGTAGTTCCTCTCACAGGGCAAGAGATTACTGACAACGAAATGCGTAATTTCCTCAAAGTGAAACTACCCACCCACATGGTGCCTTCAGCTTTTGTAATTCTAGATGCATTACCACTCACACCCAACGGCAAAATAGACCGCCGTGCTTTACCCGCACCTGATAGAAATAGCTTAATTAAAGAAGATAACTTCGTCCCACCCAGAACTGCCACAGAAAAAGCCTGTTCTGATATTTGGTGTCAAATTCTGGGTTTAAAAAGGATAGGCATCCATGACAACTTCTTCGACTTGGGCGGACACTCACTGCTAGTAAGCCAAGTACTCGGGTATTGCTGGCAAGAGTTTTCTGTGGAACTGGCTGTACGTCAATTTTTTCAAGCACCAACAGTAGCTGACTTAGCTACAGTCATTGAGCAATATCAGAACCAAGGCATTAATGTGTCTAACTATAAGATCATTCCCCAAAGAATTAATCAAAAATCAGTGCCATTGTCATTTGCCCAGCAAAGACTGTGGTTTTTAGAGCAGCTTGAGCCGCGAAATGCTAATTATCACATCTGTGAAGTAGTACGTATAAATGGTTCTCTCAGTGTAACTGCCTTGCAACAATCTCTGGATGCTATAGTTGCCTGTCACGAAGTACTACGGACAAACTTTATTTTAGAAGATGGTAGCCCCGTACAGGTAATTAATGCTGCTCAGGTAGTAGAATTGACGTTTGTTGATTTGCAGGATTATCTGCCGACGGAACGCCAGACACAAGTGCAACGGCATTTGCAACAGGAAAGCCAACGTCCCTTCAACTTCTCTAAAGACTTAATGCTGCGAGGCTGCTTGCTGCAAATCGCACCACAGGAACATATTCTCTTATTGGTGATGCATCACATTGCCTCTGATGGTTGGTCAATAGGCGTTCTCTGGAATCAGTTAAAGGAGTTCTACACAGCCTTTTTGAACGGCGAGCCGATTCCGCTGCCAACAATTCCTATTCAGTATGCCGACTTTGCTGTTTGGCAGCGTCAATGGCTATCTGGTCAGGAATTAGAAAACCAACTTAATTATTGGAAACAACAGCTAGCAGATGCTAATCCTGTATTGGAATTGGCTACTGACTATCCCCGTCCACCAGTTCAAACTTACAGAAATGCCAGCCAATCTTTGGTGTTAAACCAGGATCTGACTGTAGCGCTCAGAGCAATCTCTCGACAGGAGGGAGTCACCTTATTTATGACGTTGTTAGCGGCGTTCCAGACTCTTCTGTATCGCTATAGCGGACAAGAAGATATAATCGTTGGTTCTCCCATCGCCGGTCGGAATCGGACTGAGTTGAAAAACTTAATCGGGTTTTTTGTTAACACCCTGGTATTACGTACTAACCTGTCAGGCAATCCCAGTTTTCGAGAGTTGTTAGCTCAAGTCTCCCAAGTAGCATTAAATGCTTATACCCATCAAGAAATGCCCTTTCAAAAACTGGTGGAAGAGCTGAAATTAGAGCGCGATTTGAGTCGCAACCCGCTGTTTCAGGTGTGGTTTAATATGCTCAACTTAGGGGATATCCAATTAGAATTACCTGGACTGACTGTGGAATCTGTATTTTTCCAAGAAGCTGCTTCCAAGTTCGACTTAAACCTATATCTTCAAGAACAAAATCAAGGTATTCAACTGGAATTAAATTACAACGCCGATTTGTTTACACCAGAGCGGATGATGGAAATGCTTCATCAATTCCATCATTTACTCAACCAGATTGTTGCTAACCCAGAAGCCAGTATAGCTGAACTGTCCTTAGTCACTCCCACAGCAGAAGCAATCCTACCCAACCCCCAAAAACTACTTCCTTGCAAATGGGCAGGTGCAGTCCACGCTAACTTTAGTCAACAAGCCCAAAGAGTACCGCAACAAGTGGCGGTTTTAGATTCAAAAATCACCTGGACTTATGCTGAACTAGAAGAACGGACAAATCTCTTAGCTAACTACCTGTTAGCACATATTCAGCCCCAAGAAATTGTTGCTATCTACGGACATCGCAGTGCAGAGTTAGTGTGGGCAATATTAGGCGTGCTGAAAGCGGGTGCAGCTTTCGTGATTCTCGACCCAGCTTATCCCACATCACGTTTAATTGATTACCTGCAAATTTCGCAGCCTCGCGCTTTCATACAAATAACCGCAGCCAGAGAACTTCCAGCCGCGATTTCAGCATCTTTAGATTTATCTTGCTGCTGTCGCCTACAGCTACCTCACGACTCAATGGTAGGAATTCGGAGGTTATTTGCTGATTATGCAACTGATAACCCAGAAGTATCAGTTGAACCTGATAATTTAGCCTATGTCGCCTTTACCTCTGGTTCCACAGGAAAACCCAAGGGAATTCTCGGCACTCACAGACCATTATCTCATTTTCTCCAATGGCATTGTGAAACTTTTGGGCTGAATGAGTCAGATAAATTCAGTATGCTTTCCGGTCTCTCCCACGATCCGTTACTCCGGGATATCTTTACGCCATTGTCCCTAGGTGCAACTTTATGTATTCCTCAGCAACAAGATATAGAGACACCCGGTCAGTTATCTAAATGGATGCAGCAAAAGCAAGTTAGTATTGCTCATCTCACACCAGCTATGGGGCAACTCCTGAGTGCAAACACCAAAATTACTGCGAAATCCCTGCGTTATTTATTCTTTGGTGGTGATATATTAACAGTCCATGATGTAAACAAAATCAGCAATTTTGCTCCCCACGCTAGATGTGTAAATTTTTACGGAGCGACTGAAACCCCTCAGGCAATGGGTTATTTTATTGTCCCCAAGCAGGATGAACGGATTTTGCCGAAGGATACTATACCTGTAGGTAGAGGTATTGCAGATGTACAATTGCTAGTTCTTAACATTCAAAAGCAGTTAGCTGGAATTGGCGAATTGGGAGAAATTTATGTCCGGACTCCTTATTTATCTCAAGGGTACATTGGTAGTAATGAACTTACTGGTGAACGATTTATTACTAATCATTTCAGCAAAATTACTGTGCCTGAAGATCGACTGTACAAAACTGGGGATTTAGGACGCTACCTCCCGAATGGCGATATTGAGTTCTTTGGTCGAAGTGATTACCAAGTAAAGATTCGCGGCTTCCGGGTAGAATTGGGAGAAATTGAAGCTTTGCTAAGTCAACATCCTGCGATTAAAGATAATGTGGCGATCGCACGAGAGGACGTATTAGGACATAAGCGCTTAGTTGCCTACATTGTCCTGAAGCAGAAATCAGCATTAACTGCCACCGAGCTGCGCCAATTCTTGAAAAAGCAACTACCAAATTACATGATACCTTCAGCTTTTGTGATGTTAGAGGTGTTACCTCTAACACCAAATGGCAAAATAGACCGCAATGCCTTACCCACACCTGATTATGTTAGACAAGAGCCAGAAGAAGCTTTTGCAGCTCCCCATGATGAATTAGAAATTCATCTGACGAAAATTTGGGAAAAAGTTTTAGGTGTCCAACCTATAGGTATTAAAGATAACTTCTTTGAATTAGGAGGTCATTCGCTCATAGCTGTGCTGTTATTTGCTGAAATTGAAAAGACTTTCGGGAAAACTCTACCTTTAGCGACTCTGTTTCAAGCACAGACTATTGAGGAACTTGCTGCTGTTTGTCGGAATGAACAATGGTCTGCACCGTGGTCACCACTAGTGCTGATTCAACCAGGTGGAGCGAAACCACCTTTATTTTTCATCCATCCAATTGGTGGCAACATTTTAGAATACTCTGACATAATCCATTGCTTGGGTCAAGAGCGACCCATTTATGGACTACAAGCATTAGGGCTAGATGGCAAACAAGCACCTCTTAATCGGGTTGAAGATATGGCTGAGTACTATATCAAAGAGATCCGCACCATTCTACCCAATGGTCCTTATTTTCTCGCAGGCTATTCCTTTGGTGGTCTGGTAGCTTTCGAGATGGCTCAACAGCTGCATAGTCAAGGACAGAAGGTAGGTCTACTAGCATTATTGGATAAAAGCGCTCCCACAAGAGTGGAAACTCGTCCATCACTAACGAAATATCTGCGGGTTCATTTAAGTAATCTCTCGCAACTAAATATCCAGGAGAAGTTGCTGTATGTCAAGGGTTTGCTTCAATGGTACTTAAATAAGGGAAGCTACAAGGATATATTGATTCAAAATTTGCCTGAAGTTGTTGAAAATTCTAATATTATCAACGTCATTGAGGCTAACATTCAAGCTTCTAAAGATTACATAGCTAAAGCATACCCTGGGGTGCTTACTCTGTTTCGTTGCAGTTTGCAGCCTGTGAGATGGTTTGATTGTCAGGACTTGGGTTGGGGTGATTTAGTTGGAGACTTAGAAGTTCACGCTCTTCCTTCTGACCACAATCATATTTTGAAAAAGCCCCATGTCCAAGTACTATCCGAAAAATTGAAGTCTTGTCTAGAAAAAGCACAGCAAGATAATGCTTGA
- a CDS encoding oligosaccharide flippase family protein, translated as MSEKHKLLVNSLSMVANRLVQGVTTFVLTAAIARTLGAYALGQYLLSISYYYIFVNISSQGFKTLFTREIAREPEETSVYLVSGTLLQFIFSVIGYVALVVVVFVLPYSADTSLICYITGLSIVPFALSNITEAIFQAQEKMHLIAISTVPVYILRLLVMLWVMQLHYGIGYVAGILVISESLILIIEWLLLINIIKVKWQIKQDFIWNTIKAARTFFAIEGIGIIAGKIDILILSLLGSEFLLGLYGIVTQLMQPFYIISNSLTLAAFPRMSKAVYFGREYQREEAENIINILLCLGLPFCIGLLFFGKSLLLFIYHEPSFTQAVLVLNLTALTLITSSFTRTFSYVLIANGFEKFNLLEVTVTTIVGGLTGIVLISQYKLLGATLMSLAMSFTNFGILMYAVYSRIFMLRFLRVIRLPLLISSLMLIVFLIIKKLNLDFLLTLIVATCSYSIFGGLAIIHKFGGFDSVWQKLSKNTTRKDNS; from the coding sequence ATGTCAGAAAAACACAAATTATTAGTAAATTCTCTATCAATGGTAGCCAATCGGTTGGTTCAAGGAGTGACAACTTTTGTGCTAACTGCTGCGATCGCTCGTACTTTGGGAGCTTATGCGTTAGGGCAATACCTATTATCAATCAGTTACTACTACATTTTTGTCAATATTTCTTCCCAAGGTTTCAAGACCCTGTTTACTAGAGAAATAGCCCGTGAGCCAGAAGAAACATCGGTTTATCTAGTAAGCGGTACTTTGTTGCAGTTTATTTTCAGCGTTATTGGTTATGTAGCATTGGTTGTTGTGGTGTTTGTACTACCATATAGTGCGGATACATCATTAATTTGTTACATTACTGGCTTAAGTATTGTCCCATTTGCGCTTTCCAATATCACAGAGGCAATTTTTCAAGCCCAAGAGAAAATGCATCTGATAGCTATCTCTACTGTGCCAGTTTACATTTTGCGTTTATTGGTAATGCTTTGGGTAATGCAACTACACTATGGGATTGGATATGTTGCTGGAATCTTAGTAATTTCCGAATCATTAATCTTGATAATTGAATGGCTTTTACTGATAAATATAATTAAGGTAAAATGGCAAATTAAGCAAGACTTTATTTGGAATACTATTAAAGCGGCTCGAACATTTTTTGCTATTGAAGGAATAGGAATTATCGCTGGGAAGATCGACATACTAATCCTCTCACTTTTAGGTAGTGAGTTTCTACTTGGTCTTTATGGCATAGTGACTCAATTAATGCAGCCATTCTATATTATTTCTAATAGTTTAACGTTGGCAGCTTTTCCCCGGATGTCAAAAGCAGTCTATTTTGGGCGAGAATATCAGCGTGAGGAAGCGGAAAATATTATTAACATTTTACTTTGTCTGGGTTTACCTTTTTGCATAGGACTGTTATTTTTTGGTAAATCATTATTATTATTTATATATCACGAACCAAGTTTTACACAGGCAGTTTTAGTCTTAAATCTCACTGCTCTAACACTCATTACATCAAGTTTTACCCGAACTTTTAGCTATGTATTGATAGCAAATGGTTTTGAGAAATTTAACCTCTTGGAAGTGACAGTTACTACTATTGTAGGAGGCTTGACTGGTATAGTATTAATTTCTCAATATAAGTTGTTGGGTGCCACATTGATGAGTTTGGCAATGAGTTTTACTAACTTCGGCATCCTTATGTATGCCGTATATAGTCGTATATTTATGTTACGTTTTTTGCGAGTTATACGTCTTCCTTTGCTAATTAGCAGTTTAATGCTAATTGTGTTTTTGATTATAAAAAAACTTAATCTAGACTTTTTATTAACTTTGATTGTGGCAACTTGTTCTTATAGTATTTTTGGTGGTTTAGCAATCATTCATAAATTTGGCGGATTTGATTCTGTATGGCAAAAACTTTCAAAAAACACGACCCGTAAGGACAATTCATAA
- a CDS encoding sugar transferase, with product MKILQRMEFITDLSTTENHDLRAPSLTQLRKRIGIYWLRIITLISLDVLALYFGCKIAENVTNSPISPLEVEQNSLWLLPAITLQISLIAVQGLYKGGDSRRDYLNLGKTISFSYFLLLIFDFLYQDGYSLLPLTFVLSWLLSVSLTCIGRFATDSTVMQLRKQGTISCPIFLICHTEEREKAIRLLEKEKCYNLVGWADVNAISTNKNNLETTIKEINRLNVAEVFVCSWQSIDSRMFLYWQLRNAGVILHILPIELKAIEQKLELKMLGGIPVLNFLPPVITGSDFWIKRCFDFCSASIFVLLASPIYLLIALLIKLDSPGPVFYKQTRIGLHGQAFKVWKFRTMVQNADQLQKELEASNEMKDGVLFKIKEDPRITRLGKFLRRYSLDELPQLFNVIFGEMSLVGPRPLPVRDVEKFSQHHFIREEILPGITGFWQVSGRSDITDFEKVIRLDVTYMENWSLWLDLQILLQTIKVVFTNKGAY from the coding sequence ATGAAAATTCTGCAAAGAATGGAATTTATTACTGATTTATCAACAACAGAAAATCATGATCTACGTGCCCCTTCGCTGACACAACTACGAAAGCGAATAGGTATATATTGGCTTCGCATAATTACACTGATATCACTGGATGTATTAGCTTTATATTTCGGATGTAAAATAGCCGAAAATGTGACGAATAGCCCTATTTCTCCTTTGGAAGTTGAACAAAACTCTTTGTGGCTATTACCAGCTATTACACTTCAAATAAGTTTGATAGCAGTACAAGGACTTTATAAAGGTGGAGACAGTCGTCGCGATTATCTCAATTTAGGTAAAACAATTTCATTTTCTTATTTTCTGCTACTGATTTTTGACTTTTTGTATCAAGATGGTTACTCACTTTTACCACTTACTTTTGTCTTGTCTTGGCTATTGAGCGTTTCTCTAACTTGTATTGGTAGGTTTGCGACAGATAGTACTGTAATGCAACTCCGCAAACAAGGTACTATTAGCTGTCCTATCTTCCTAATTTGTCATACAGAAGAGAGAGAGAAAGCTATCAGATTACTTGAAAAAGAAAAGTGTTACAATCTAGTAGGCTGGGCAGATGTCAATGCAATCTCCACTAATAAAAATAACTTAGAAACCACTATTAAGGAAATCAATCGGCTGAATGTTGCAGAGGTTTTTGTATGTTCTTGGCAATCTATCGATAGTCGAATGTTTCTTTATTGGCAATTACGAAATGCTGGCGTTATCTTGCATATATTGCCAATTGAGTTAAAAGCAATTGAGCAAAAATTAGAGCTAAAAATGTTAGGTGGCATCCCTGTATTAAACTTTTTGCCGCCAGTGATTACAGGTAGCGATTTTTGGATAAAGCGATGCTTTGACTTTTGCTCTGCTAGCATTTTTGTACTACTGGCTTCACCAATATACCTATTAATTGCGTTGCTGATCAAATTGGATTCTCCCGGTCCAGTTTTTTACAAGCAGACTCGTATAGGTTTACATGGACAAGCATTCAAAGTATGGAAGTTTCGTACAATGGTGCAGAACGCCGATCAACTACAGAAGGAATTAGAAGCAAGTAACGAAATGAAAGATGGTGTTTTATTCAAAATTAAAGAAGACCCTCGTATCACTCGACTTGGAAAGTTTCTCCGTCGCTACAGTTTAGATGAATTACCACAGTTATTTAACGTTATTTTTGGAGAAATGAGTTTGGTTGGTCCTCGTCCCTTACCTGTGAGAGATGTAGAAAAGTTTTCCCAGCACCATTTTATTAGAGAAGAAATTCTACCTGGAATAACGGGTTTTTGGCAAGTTTCTGGTCGTTCAGATATTACTGATTTTGAAAAAGTAATTCGGCTGGATGTTACCTATATGGAAAATTGGTCACTCTGGCTAGATTTACAAATTCTACTACAAACCATCAAGGTTGTCTTTACAAATAAGGGTGCTTATTAG